A genomic window from Silene latifolia isolate original U9 population chromosome Y, ASM4854445v1, whole genome shotgun sequence includes:
- the LOC141633081 gene encoding uncharacterized protein LOC141633081, with protein MTNQSRNMLLGRSPVTQEMSTSLGGVKRVTHSVRRCGVTLRHVRSIDPEYDPIPEWQARVTRRITTLINGLKYNKKPPKWVPATWLENLRNRPNDPTFAKHSKINTANRKSGGKDGKALGTHTLGRKSCSDAFKELGQEATPHKMFMKTKKNKKGEWVNPRAADIERDFQAEMSLPLPSGQSPDEIQAYYKAVGGFDEKNRMFGTGDTGAQIWYNIPPNKAGRRSLSYAHSMISQLST; from the exons atgacgaaccaatcaagaaatatgttacttggtcgttcacccgtaacacaggagatgagtacttcactaggtggggtgaagcgagtaacacacagcgtcagaagatgtggagttactttgcg tcatgtaagatccatcgatcctgagtatgatcctattcctgagtggcaggcgagggtaacgaggcggattaccactcttattaatggactaaaatataacaagaaaccgccaaagtgggtgcctgctacttggttggagaaccttaggaataggccaaatgaccctacttttgccaaacattcgaaaatcaacacggcaaataggaagtcgggtgggaaagatgggaaagcattgggcacccacactcttggtcggaagagttgctccgatgctttcaaggaattg ggtcaagaggcaaccccccacaagatgttcatgaagacgaagaaaaataagaagggcgagtgggttaaccctcgagcggctgatattgag cGTGATTTCCAAGCGGAGATGAGTCTGCCATTGCCTTCTGGACAGTCTCCCGACGAGATTCAGGCCTACTACAAGGCTGTAGGTggctttgacgagaagaaccggatgtttgggaccggagatacaggggcccaaatatggtataatattcctcctaacaaagctggccgacggtctttGTCTTATGCTCAtagcatgatttcacagctttccacttaa